A region from the Enterobacter roggenkampii genome encodes:
- the rsgA gene encoding small ribosomal subunit biogenesis GTPase RsgA, translating to MSKNKLSKGQQRRVNANHQRRLKTTAEKVDYDDNLFGDPTEGVVISRFGMHADVESADGAIHRCNIRRTIRSLVTGDRVVWRPGKEAAEGVTVKGIVEAVHERTSVLTRPDFYDGVKPIAANINQIVIVSAILPELSLNIIDRYLVACETLQVEPIIVLNKIDLLDDDGMAFVNEQMDIYRKIGYRVLMVSSYTKDGLKPLEEALTDRISIFAGQSGVGKSSLLNNLLGLQQEILTNDVSDVSGLGQHTTTASRLYHFPHGGDVIDSPGVREFGLWHLEPEQIFNGFVEFHDYLGACKYRDCKHDNDPGCAIREAVEKGEIAETRFENYHRILESMDQVKTRKNFSDSDN from the coding sequence TTGAGTAAAAATAAACTCTCCAAAGGGCAGCAGCGCCGCGTGAATGCCAATCACCAGCGCCGTCTTAAAACCACTGCGGAGAAGGTCGATTACGACGACAACCTGTTTGGCGACCCAACGGAAGGCGTAGTCATCAGCCGTTTCGGTATGCACGCTGACGTGGAATCCGCCGATGGTGCGATTCACCGCTGCAACATCCGCCGGACCATTCGTTCTCTGGTGACCGGCGACCGCGTCGTCTGGCGACCGGGTAAAGAGGCGGCGGAAGGCGTAACGGTAAAAGGTATTGTTGAAGCGGTCCATGAGCGCACGTCCGTATTAACCCGTCCCGATTTCTACGACGGGGTCAAACCGATTGCCGCCAACATTAACCAAATCGTTATCGTATCGGCGATTTTGCCCGAACTGTCGCTCAATATTATCGACCGATACCTCGTCGCCTGCGAAACGCTGCAGGTTGAACCGATCATCGTGCTGAACAAAATCGATCTGCTGGACGACGACGGGATGGCCTTCGTCAATGAGCAGATGGATATCTATCGCAAAATTGGCTATCGCGTCCTGATGGTCTCCAGCTACACCAAAGATGGCCTGAAACCGCTTGAAGAAGCACTGACCGACCGCATCAGCATCTTTGCGGGCCAGTCCGGCGTGGGCAAATCGAGCCTGCTGAACAACCTGCTTGGCCTTCAGCAAGAGATCCTCACCAACGATGTGTCTGACGTCTCGGGCCTCGGCCAGCACACCACCACCGCGTCACGCCTGTATCACTTCCCACATGGCGGCGACGTGATCGACTCCCCGGGCGTGCGAGAGTTCGGTTTATGGCACCTGGAGCCGGAACAAATCTTTAACGGATTTGTCGAATTCCATGATTATTTAGGCGCTTGCAAGTACCGCGACTGTAAACACGATAACGATCCAGGCTGCGCTATCCGTGAAGCGGTTGAGAAAGGCGAAATCGCGGAGACCCGCTTCGAGAATTATCACCGCATTCTTGAGAGCATGGATCAGGTAAAAACGCGTAAAAACTTTTCTGATTCTGATAACTGA
- the orn gene encoding oligoribonuclease gives MSADENNLIWIDLEMTGLDPERDRIIEIATLVTDANLNILAEGPTIAVHQSDDQLALMDEWNVRTHTGSGLVERVKASTMGDREAELATLEFLKQWVPAGKSPICGNSIGQDRRFLFKYMPELESYFHYRYLDVSTLKELARRWKPEILDGFKKLGTHQAMDDIRESVAELSYYRENFIKL, from the coding sequence ATGAGCGCGGATGAAAACAACCTGATTTGGATCGATCTCGAAATGACCGGGCTGGATCCCGAGCGCGATCGCATCATTGAAATTGCAACCCTGGTGACGGACGCCAACCTGAATATCCTGGCGGAAGGGCCTACGATTGCGGTGCATCAGTCTGATGACCAGCTGGCGTTGATGGACGAGTGGAACGTGCGTACCCACACCGGCAGTGGCCTGGTGGAGCGCGTGAAGGCGAGCACCATGGGTGACCGTGAGGCGGAGCTGGCGACGCTTGAGTTCCTGAAACAGTGGGTTCCGGCGGGCAAATCACCTATTTGTGGGAATAGCATCGGCCAGGATCGTCGTTTCCTGTTTAAGTACATGCCGGAGCTCGAGTCTTACTTCCACTACCGCTATCTGGATGTCAGCACGCTGAAAGAGCTGGCGCGTCGCTGGAAGCCTGAAATTCTCGACGGCTTTAAAAAGCTGGGGACGCATCAGGCGATGGACGATATCCGAGAGTCCGTGGCGGAGCTTTCATACTACCGCGAAAACTTTATTAAGCTGTGA
- the queG gene encoding tRNA epoxyqueuosine(34) reductase QueG has translation MSQPLDLNELAQKIKQWGAELGFQKVGITDTDLSASEPKLQAWLDKQYHGEMEWMARHGMMRARPHELLPGTLRVISVRMNYLPANAAFARTLKDPSLGYVSRYALGRDYHKLLRNRLKKLGETIQQHCVSLNFRPFVDSAPILERPIAEKAGLGWTGKHSLILSRDAGSFFFLGELLIDLPLPVDGPVEEGCGRCVACMTICPTGAIVEPYTVDARRCISYLTIELEGAIPEEFRPLIGNRIYGCDDCQLICPWNRYSQLTDEEDFSPRKALHAPPLAELFAWTEAWFLKVTEGSAIRRIGHLRWLRNVAVALGNAPWDEANIRALESRRGEHPLLDEHIEWAIAQQIEKRNACVVEVQLPKKQRLVRVIEKGLPRDA, from the coding sequence ATGTCACAGCCCCTCGATCTCAATGAATTAGCGCAAAAAATCAAACAGTGGGGTGCTGAGCTTGGCTTCCAGAAGGTAGGCATTACCGATACCGACCTCTCCGCCAGCGAGCCCAAACTGCAGGCCTGGCTGGACAAACAATACCACGGCGAAATGGAGTGGATGGCACGTCATGGCATGATGCGCGCCCGTCCACACGAGCTTTTGCCGGGCACATTACGCGTCATCAGCGTGCGCATGAACTACCTGCCCGCCAACGCGGCCTTTGCGCGCACGCTCAAAGACCCCTCGCTGGGTTACGTTAGCCGGTACGCCCTCGGTCGTGATTACCATAAGCTTCTGCGTAACCGTTTAAAAAAACTCGGGGAAACTATTCAGCAGCACTGTGTTTCGCTGAATTTTAGACCCTTTGTCGATTCCGCGCCTATTCTTGAGCGTCCGATCGCCGAAAAAGCCGGGCTTGGCTGGACAGGTAAGCACTCACTTATTCTTAGCCGCGACGCCGGATCGTTCTTCTTCCTCGGTGAACTGCTGATTGATTTACCGCTGCCGGTAGACGGCCCGGTAGAGGAAGGCTGTGGCCGCTGCGTGGCCTGTATGACCATCTGCCCCACCGGCGCCATCGTCGAGCCTTACACCGTTGATGCGCGCCGCTGTATCTCCTACCTCACCATTGAACTGGAAGGCGCCATTCCAGAGGAGTTCCGACCGCTTATCGGCAACCGCATCTACGGCTGCGACGATTGCCAGCTCATCTGCCCGTGGAACCGCTATTCACAGCTCACCGACGAAGAGGATTTCAGCCCGCGCAAGGCGCTCCATGCCCCGCCGCTCGCTGAACTGTTCGCCTGGACCGAGGCCTGGTTCCTGAAAGTGACGGAGGGTTCGGCCATCCGCCGTATCGGCCATCTGCGCTGGCTGCGAAATGTGGCCGTCGCGTTGGGAAATGCCCCGTGGGATGAAGCGAATATTCGGGCGCTTGAAAGCCGTAGAGGTGAGCACCCACTTCTTGATGAACACATAGAATGGGCGATTGCGCAGCAAATTGAGAAACGTAATGCCTGTGTGGTCGAGGTGCAGCTACCGAAGAAACAGCGTCTGGTGAGGGTGATTGAAAAAGGGCTTCCGCGGGATGCCTGA